One genomic region from Anguilla rostrata isolate EN2019 chromosome 2, ASM1855537v3, whole genome shotgun sequence encodes:
- the si:ch211-152f22.4 gene encoding zinc finger BED domain-containing protein 4: protein MIVTDLQPLSIIEGTGFRQFMRALNPGHSIPKGISTLHSELLQLYESVKKEVKASLYSANDVVLTSEMWTRGTEFYQTVSCHFIDHDWELKSYVLETKDCTGKNTGEEIVNQLQTISKEWEIREKVHAVVMNGPNVLLHSSGWTYFPCFAHTLDLVFKDALKGVPACEALLKKCRQVVRFLHQNCNATGKLKDSLPPYELMLSEETRWNSTFYMLEKLLQQHNAINTMLSHSGEKSLILNDRELSIISNIVSALRLFEEAINGMSQQMYVSVSWIIPVAKLLKEKLGMLTQNRNQVAEQLAGKFAKRVTDIENNYKLAASTTLDARFKNVLLSPDGSTDQRRRKRLLDEILNSGKAGQSTCTNPFSPNDCPGGLWERCECEEELRRYALKEAIPRDWNPLFWWKFQNKEFPNLQRAARRYLGIVSTCAPTVRAFSRAGQVYSLQRLRLELETINVMLFLNGNYIFSKSN, encoded by the coding sequence ATGATCGTGACAGACCTGCAACCCTTGTCTATAATTGAGGGCACTGGATTTCGGCAGTTTATGAGAGCACTGAATCCTGGCCATAGTATTCCAAAAGGGATATCTACTTTACACTCAGAACTCCTACAGCTGTATGAATCAGTAAAAAAAGAGGTGAAAGCATCCCTCTACTCTGCGAATGATGTTGTCCTGACGTCAGAGATGTGGACAAGAGGAACAGAGTTCTATCAGACAGTGAGCTGCCATTTCATCGACCACGACTGGGAGCTGAAATCCTACGTGCTGGAAACAAAAGACTGCACTGGTAAAAATACAGGGGAAGAAATTGTCAACCAACTGCAGACAATTTCAAAAGAATGGGAAATTAGAGAAAAGGTCCATGCTGTGGTTATGAATGGGCCTAATGTGTTGCTGCATAGTTCAGGTTGGACATACTTTCCTTGTTTTGCACATACTTTGGACCTTGTGTTCAAGGATGCGTTGAAGGGCGTCCCGGCCTGTGAAGCACTTCTGAAGAAGTGTCGACAAGTCGTGAGGTTCCTCCACCAGAACTGCAATGCCACAGGCAAGCTAAAGGATTCACTGCCTCCGTATGAGCTAATGCTATCCGAGGAAACCAGGTGGAATTCTACATTCTACATGCTGGAGAAGCTCTTGCAGCAACACAATGCTATCAACACAATGCTCTCCCACAGTGGTGAGAAATCTCTCATTCTAAATGATCGCGAACTGTCAATAATTAGCAACATTGTGTCTGCTCTTCGACTTTTCGAAGAAGCCATAAATGGAATGTCACAACAGATGTACGTCTCCGTTTCCTGGATTATTCCCGTGGCGAAACTCCTAAAGGAAAAACTGGGAATGCTGACACAGAACAGGAACCAAGTAGCAGAACAGCTGGCAGGAAAGTTCGCAAAACGAGTTACAGATATAGAAAATAACTATAAACTGGCAGCTAGCACAACTTTGGATGCAAGATTTAAAAACGTCCTTCTGTCTCCCGATGGCAGTACAGACCAGAGGAGAAGAAAACGATTGCTCGATGAAATACTCAATTCCGGCAAGgcaggccaatcaacgtgcacTAATCCCTTCTCTCCAAACGATTGCCCTGGTGGATTGTGGGAAAGGTGTGAATGTGAAGAAGAATTGCGCAGATACGCCCTCAAAGAGGCAATCCCACGGGACTGGAACCCCCTGTTCTGGTGGAAGTTCCAAAATAAGGAATTCCCAAATCTCCAGAGAGCAGCTCGGAGGTACCTTGGGATCGTCTCCACGTGCGCCCCCACCGTGCGAGCTTTCTCCAGGGCTGGCCAAGTCTACAGTCTTCAGCGGCTTCGCCTAGAGCTGGAGACCATCAACGTGATGCTGTTCCTTAACGGAAACTATATTTTCTCCAAAAGCAATTGA